The sequence TACCCCCTCTCATTTTCCCCTTTCTTTCATACGTTAAGTCCTTAGATAAATACTGATAAAACTCTAATCAAATGCAGATCTGCACATTTTTTGTGCATCCTCTCTTTCAATTAAGTCGCATATTGACTTATCCTTCTGTGAGACTGCTGCAGAAGTATAACACTTGTTTTTCCACTCCTCAACTAAAACACCCTTGCACCCTTCTACATTAATCTTTTTTTCACTATGACCAAAGGCTACGGCAGAAAAGCACGAGCTTCGCCCATAAGCCGTCCTTATATTATTGCAATGAGACATATAACCATGCTCAATAGCAACTCCTCTATAACATGAATCTTTCTTCGTCTCTGAAAAAATGTTTTCGCATATATGCGCCTGTCCTGAAATTTTTGCATAGTTCAAGTAGCAATCGTCAGCAAGAATGGTTGTGTCTGACTTTGAACAAAGAGAAGCGTCCTTTAATGCAGTTGAAAGAGCTCTATAGCACTCATTTCTATATACGGATTTTTCGCTAGCAAAGCTACACCAATAAGAATTATTCGTATAGGTTGCAACAGTTAGATAGCACAAATCTGCGATCGATTTTTGGCTTGCATTTTGGCACTCATCACCTTGCTTATCACTCACAATTCCAATGCACCCAAGCTTTCTTGATTCATTTTTAATATTATAACAAGCATCAGAAAGCCTAAATTCTAGCGCATAATCAAAAAGACAGTCGTCATCCTCACATCGTTTATAGTCTTTTGTCTCCCATGCAAAACATCTATCTCTTTCGGCTTCACTAACCTCATCACTTAGGCAAGGAGGCACAAGCAAATTGATACAGTTTTGTCTTTTTTTATCATCTTTTATCTCATTGCACACGGTATCGTTCTTTATTTTTAGTGCATGAAACTCTATGCAGGAATCCCTCGTTTCAACGTTTATTATATGCCGGCACGCCGCAAGGCTCAAATTTGCAAACGGATAGAAACATCTTTGCTGTTCATTTTCCCCATATATGAATTGACATATGGTTTCGTTTGAGGTGTTTTTTGCAAGCGACAAGAAGCACAAATCTCTGCTTTTAGTAATCGGTATATCCATACAGGGTGCCGATTCTTTTTTTTGTGGCAGAGAAGGCACAACTTTGATTGGTTGAGAAGGCTTTTCCTCAACTTCCTCCTCCCCAACAATTATTTTTGGTAATTGCTTCTCCTTAAGTTTTATGCATCCAAAAAACATAACAGATAACAAAATAAACGCTATAATAACGAATCGTTTTTGATACATACCTACCTCAACTCTTTATCCATTAAAAACCCCTTATCCATTAAAAAACCTTCATATTATCTTCAATTTCCTCCCCACATCTTCAAATGCAGAGATGGCTTTTTCCAAATCCTCTGCAGTCAAACCCGCATTCATTATTGTCCTTATCCTTGCTCTATCCGGTGCCACCATCGGATATACTATGGGTAGCGCAAAAATTCCTGCTTCAAACAACATTTCAGACATAACCTTCGCCTTCTGGCTTTCTCCGACGATCACCGGTGTGATTGGGGTTTGGCTTTCTCCGATATCAAACCCAAGCCCTTTGAGCGCCTTTTTAAATTTCCTAGTGTTTCTCCAAAGCCTTTTTAAGTGCCTCGGCTCACTTTCCAAAACATCGAGTGCGGCAATACTTGCTGCAACTACGGCTGGTGGATGAGAACCCGAGAGAAGCCAAGTCCGTGATTTGTTATAAGCAAAGTTTATCAAATCCCTGCTACCGGCTATATAGCCCCCTACTACTCCAAAAGCCTTTGAGAAAGTCCCCATCTCTACATCCACTCTCCCTTCCAGTTTATAATGAGATACTATCCCTCGCCCAGACTCACCGAGAACTCCATCCCCATGAGCATCATCTACATAGGTCATAGCTCCATATTTTTCCGCGAGCTCTACTATCCTATCCATCTTTGCGATATCTCCATCCATCGAAAAGACACCATCTGTAACTATTAGCTTTCTGCGTGCATTTTCTTTTTCCTTAAGCAATCTCTCCAAGTCTTCCATATCCGAGTGCTTATATACGGCTCTTTCAGCTTTTGATAGCCGGACACCATCAATTATGCTTCCATGGTTTAGCTGGTCACTAATAATTACGTCCCCTTCCCCCACAAGCTGTGGAATAAGTCCAGCATTAACAGCAAATCCAGTCTGGAAGCACAAAGCAGCTTCGCATCGCTTGAATCTTGCTATCCTCTCTTCCAGCTGAAAGTGAAGGTCCATACTTCCTGCAATAGCCCGAACAGAGCCAGAGCCAACTCCATATTTCCTTATTGCCGCAATAGCAGCTCTTTTCAGTTTTGGATGATTGCTCAGATTGAGGTAATTATTTGAACAAAGCATAATTACTTCCTTTCCA is a genomic window of Candidatus Anstonellales archaeon containing:
- a CDS encoding glycine C-acetyltransferase — protein: MVKPTDFLKVEYEELVSKNLDWKLRVLQGPSTPHCIVDGKEVIMLCSNNYLNLSNHPKLKRAAIAAIRKYGVGSGSVRAIAGSMDLHFQLEERIARFKRCEAALCFQTGFAVNAGLIPQLVGEGDVIISDQLNHGSIIDGVRLSKAERAVYKHSDMEDLERLLKEKENARRKLIVTDGVFSMDGDIAKMDRIVELAEKYGAMTYVDDAHGDGVLGESGRGIVSHYKLEGRVDVEMGTFSKAFGVVGGYIAGSRDLINFAYNKSRTWLLSGSHPPAVVAASIAALDVLESEPRHLKRLWRNTRKFKKALKGLGFDIGESQTPITPVIVGESQKAKVMSEMLFEAGIFALPIVYPMVAPDRARIRTIMNAGLTAEDLEKAISAFEDVGRKLKII